The following are encoded in a window of Mannheimia varigena genomic DNA:
- the selB gene encoding selenocysteine-specific translation elongation factor, with translation MIICTAGHVDHGKTSLLHALTGTDTTHLPEEQKRGLTIDLGYAYLPIENDILGFIDVPGHQRFLSNMLAGLGGIKHALLVISAEEGIKPQTEEHLDILRLLNFQHIMVVITKADRVEAEQISALIEKVKTTYPFLAEAKTFVTSAKTSQGIEELKAHLIQLNQQNPQINKPFRYAIDRVFNVKGAGLVVTGTTVSGKVAVGSELFLSNGKKVRVKAIHAQNSPSEIGVAGQRLALNIANVEKEEIQRGDWITELEPKFATDRITVALTANQTFKENCVVHFYHFASHITGKLNLLEAKQAVKNQQFFAEVILDEPLHIAVGDKIILRSGDDSQTLAGAEVLEIHSPKRHKRTDERLALVKNLAKTTACNDFAARVKCVLENKAAALDFLLWAEQCFANDVAALDFDTSSKWVFNASFKTEAQQRVMAKIAEYHQQHQDQIGVTKARLYRITLLDLPELLAYQFIDDLVEQKQLTNSRGWLHLPEHRIEFTVSELQLWQQIRPLFEATNQALWVRDVASSLSVDETEMRNLLYKAGKLGYLIPIVKDRFLLSEQIAEFAVLIKEFVAEHGSISVNQLRDQLNYGRKLTVQLIEYFDRSGFLRRKGDVHLLRDRETF, from the coding sequence ATGATTATCTGCACCGCCGGTCATGTCGATCACGGCAAAACCTCGCTTTTACACGCCTTAACCGGCACGGATACCACTCATTTGCCCGAAGAGCAAAAACGAGGGCTGACCATTGATTTGGGCTATGCTTATTTACCGATTGAGAACGATATTTTAGGCTTTATTGATGTGCCGGGGCATCAGCGGTTTTTATCGAATATGTTGGCCGGCTTGGGCGGCATTAAACACGCTTTGTTGGTGATTTCTGCCGAAGAGGGCATTAAACCGCAAACCGAAGAGCATCTGGATATTCTCCGCTTGCTGAATTTTCAGCACATTATGGTGGTGATTACCAAAGCCGACCGTGTTGAAGCCGAGCAAATTTCTGCATTAATCGAAAAGGTGAAAACCACTTATCCGTTCTTGGCGGAGGCAAAAACCTTTGTGACCTCTGCTAAAACCTCGCAAGGTATTGAGGAGCTGAAAGCCCACTTAATTCAACTCAATCAGCAAAATCCGCAAATCAATAAACCGTTCCGTTATGCGATTGACCGTGTATTTAATGTAAAAGGGGCTGGCTTGGTGGTTACGGGAACAACGGTTTCAGGCAAGGTAGCGGTGGGCTCGGAGCTGTTTTTATCCAACGGCAAAAAAGTGCGAGTGAAAGCGATTCACGCTCAAAATTCGCCGTCTGAAATCGGTGTGGCAGGTCAGCGTTTGGCGTTGAATATTGCGAATGTGGAAAAAGAGGAGATTCAGCGTGGCGATTGGATCACCGAGCTTGAGCCGAAATTCGCCACCGACCGCATTACCGTTGCCCTCACTGCCAACCAAACCTTTAAAGAAAACTGCGTGGTGCATTTTTACCACTTCGCTTCGCACATTACCGGCAAACTCAATTTGCTTGAGGCAAAACAAGCGGTCAAAAATCAGCAATTTTTTGCAGAAGTGATTTTAGACGAGCCGCTGCACATTGCGGTGGGCGACAAAATCATTTTACGCAGCGGCGATGACAGCCAAACTTTAGCCGGGGCGGAAGTGTTGGAAATCCACTCGCCGAAACGTCATAAACGCACTGACGAGCGTTTGGCGTTGGTAAAAAATCTGGCAAAAACGACCGCTTGCAACGATTTTGCCGCTCGGGTCAAATGCGTTTTAGAGAATAAAGCGGCGGCGTTGGATTTCCTCTTATGGGCGGAACAATGTTTTGCCAACGATGTGGCGGCGTTGGATTTCGACACTTCTTCAAAATGGGTATTTAATGCGAGTTTTAAAACCGAAGCTCAGCAGCGTGTGATGGCGAAAATCGCCGAATATCATCAGCAACATCAAGACCAAATTGGGGTGACGAAAGCCCGCCTGTATCGCATTACGTTGTTAGATTTGCCGGAGCTGTTGGCGTATCAATTTATTGATGATTTGGTTGAGCAAAAACAGTTAACCAACAGCCGTGGCTGGCTACATTTACCCGAGCATCGCATTGAATTTACGGTGAGCGAATTGCAACTTTGGCAACAAATTCGACCGCTTTTCGAGGCAACTAACCAAGCCCTTTGGGTGCGTGATGTGGCAAGTTCGCTCTCGGTTGATGAAACCGAAATGCGGAATTTGCTCTACAAGGCTGGCAAGCTCGGCTATTTGATTCCGATTGTGAAAGACCGATTCTTGTTGAGTGAACAGATCGCTGAATTTGCGGTGTTGATTAAAGAATTTGTGGCGGAACACGGTAGTATTTCGGTGAACCAGCTGCGAGATCAACTCAATTATGGACGAAAACTCACGGTGCAGTTGATTGAATATTTCGACCGTTCGGGCTTTTTAAGACGCAAAGGCGATGTGCATTTACTGAGGGATAGGGAGACGTTTTAA
- a CDS encoding TAXI family TRAP transporter solute-binding subunit has protein sequence MKKLVKLSFLASLVMGTASVQAAETFVTIGTGGQTGVYYVVGQSICQLVNRDSAKTGLKCNAPSTGASVANLNSIAAKEMDMGIAQSDWQYHAYNGSSSFEGKKNDKIRAIFSLHPEPFTVMARTDANIKSFDDLKAKRVNVGDPGSGTRATMNVILAAKGWTDKDFKVASELKPAEMASVMCDNNLDAITYNVGHPNGALKEAAASCDAKLVPVTGPEIDKLVADHSYYAKATIPGGLYKGSDEPTETFGVYATLVTSADVDADKVYNVTKAVFDNFDRFKRLHPAFEHLKQEEMIKNALSAPLHEGAARYYKEKGWIK, from the coding sequence ATGAAAAAATTAGTCAAACTTTCTTTCCTTGCAAGCCTTGTGATGGGAACAGCTTCAGTTCAAGCTGCTGAAACATTTGTAACTATCGGTACAGGTGGTCAAACCGGGGTTTATTATGTTGTGGGTCAATCAATCTGCCAATTAGTAAACCGTGATTCAGCGAAAACAGGTTTAAAATGTAATGCACCTTCAACCGGAGCTTCGGTTGCAAACCTAAACTCAATTGCAGCGAAAGAAATGGATATGGGTATTGCACAATCAGATTGGCAATATCACGCATATAATGGCTCAAGCTCATTTGAAGGTAAGAAAAACGATAAGATCCGTGCTATTTTCTCACTTCACCCTGAACCATTCACCGTAATGGCTCGTACTGATGCGAATATCAAATCTTTCGATGATTTAAAAGCAAAACGTGTAAACGTGGGTGATCCGGGTTCCGGCACTCGTGCAACAATGAATGTTATCTTAGCTGCAAAAGGTTGGACGGATAAAGATTTCAAAGTGGCTTCTGAGTTAAAACCGGCTGAAATGGCATCGGTAATGTGTGATAACAACTTAGATGCAATCACTTATAACGTAGGTCATCCGAACGGTGCGTTAAAAGAAGCAGCAGCATCTTGTGATGCAAAATTAGTACCGGTAACTGGTCCTGAAATAGATAAATTAGTGGCAGATCACTCATACTATGCAAAAGCAACTATTCCGGGCGGTTTATATAAAGGTTCTGATGAGCCAACAGAAACCTTCGGTGTGTATGCAACCTTAGTAACTTCTGCCGATGTTGATGCAGATAAAGTGTATAACGTAACTAAAGCGGTATTTGATAACTTCGACCGTTTCAAACGTTTACACCCTGCGTTTGAACATTTAAAACAAGAAGAGATGATCAAAAATGCACTTTCAGCACCATTACATGAAGGTGCAGCTCGTTACTATAAAGAGAAGGGTTGGATTAAATAA
- a CDS encoding TonB-dependent receptor plug domain-containing protein: MKIKKYVFHLTCTTLLCPLPKVLAEEGYMLDTVEVKAQAIKKTDEVFIKTGAISTRDKILESNQSLEAIVRSMPGAFTQMDKSQGVVSVNIRGGSGFGRANTVIDGISQTFYGSSTDDGGRSGGTSQFGAFIDPAFLMSVNVERGTFSGSSGANALLGAANFKTIGVNDLVTQGNSVGAMSKMTFGNNAIGPNYMGMLASKYQFNDSAWIGALFGHSWRKISQDYKVGGGRKVTDSSIDLSKINDLDKESSTTSPFNAAHLKQKPISRLAKLEYGDKYQTITLSYRDYQSQVAGRHLKNRNNQLNYRFHLPESPWLDVQVAYAENQGKQNYNKGSRVNNKYLIQGLAINNKATTLDLNNTFKMSPFKDGEWEATLGFNRLKNRYSKNRHPAELNYNLENGETNENNDSVGMTAVRKSLYTSTFQPDGEQKFDTFYLDNHFNYGIWGLDINANINTARFIGQRFKYFPFTIEELESNIREANRNRQFEHLKSLQSQLDNLRKKHCTYIPDEDFPNDPEWGEFNCPDVNIPHTATGKHKRINYSATLSAYIHDLFTPFISYSQTHRAPNIKEIFFSNLGDYGVNTALQPEQAKTTQFGINGLKEGVFSEKDKLGFKVLFYNTHLKNYIYNIQHTAVGSAPGLFIFHKNYEKPVNTKGIELEFSYDIGSFYANLAYARQNTNQPVSFTDASSRVDASSAYGFKTQGFGSSKISALPRDYGSLELGTRWLDQKLQIGGMVKYYGKSKRIAIDEFNYTYYPGTYIVKETHRLEETVNKQPMIVDFYVSYEPIKSLILKLELQNAFDKKYIDPLDANNDAASQRVYNSDISDEPIYTLNNYARGRTVVFSTSYKF; encoded by the coding sequence ATGAAAATCAAAAAATATGTATTCCATCTGACCTGTACAACCCTACTCTGCCCCTTACCTAAAGTATTAGCAGAGGAAGGTTATATGTTAGATACGGTTGAGGTCAAAGCCCAAGCAATAAAAAAAACAGATGAAGTTTTCATTAAAACAGGGGCAATAAGCACCCGAGATAAAATATTGGAATCAAACCAAAGCTTAGAGGCTATCGTTCGCTCTATGCCTGGTGCATTTACACAAATGGATAAATCTCAAGGTGTGGTTTCTGTTAATATTCGAGGAGGTTCCGGGTTTGGGCGAGCTAATACTGTTATTGATGGAATTAGCCAAACTTTCTATGGTAGTTCGACAGATGATGGAGGGCGATCAGGAGGCACATCTCAATTTGGAGCTTTTATTGATCCTGCTTTTTTAATGTCTGTTAATGTGGAGAGAGGAACCTTCAGTGGTAGTAGTGGTGCCAATGCATTACTTGGAGCAGCAAACTTTAAAACCATCGGTGTCAATGATCTAGTTACACAAGGAAATTCCGTAGGTGCTATGTCTAAAATGACTTTTGGTAATAATGCAATAGGCCCAAATTATATGGGTATGCTTGCTAGCAAATACCAATTCAATGACTCTGCTTGGATAGGAGCATTATTTGGGCATAGTTGGCGCAAAATCTCTCAAGATTATAAAGTAGGGGGAGGACGAAAAGTTACGGATAGTTCAATTGACCTTAGTAAAATTAATGATCTAGATAAAGAAAGTTCTACCACCTCACCATTTAATGCAGCTCATTTAAAACAAAAACCAATTAGCCGCCTGGCTAAATTGGAATATGGCGATAAATACCAAACCATCACACTTTCTTATCGTGATTACCAAAGTCAGGTAGCTGGTAGGCATTTAAAAAACCGAAACAACCAGTTAAATTATCGTTTTCACTTGCCCGAATCACCTTGGTTAGATGTTCAAGTGGCCTATGCGGAAAACCAAGGCAAACAAAACTACAATAAAGGGAGCCGAGTTAATAATAAATATTTAATTCAAGGTTTGGCAATTAACAACAAAGCGACAACCTTAGATTTAAATAATACCTTTAAAATGTCTCCGTTTAAAGATGGAGAATGGGAAGCTACATTAGGTTTTAATCGTTTAAAGAACCGCTATAGTAAAAATAGGCATCCTGCAGAATTAAACTATAACTTAGAGAATGGCGAAACTAATGAAAACAATGATTCTGTGGGAATGACAGCCGTTCGTAAATCGCTTTATACTTCAACTTTTCAGCCCGATGGCGAACAGAAGTTCGATACTTTTTATCTCGATAATCACTTTAACTATGGTATATGGGGATTGGATATAAACGCAAATATTAATACCGCCCGGTTTATTGGTCAACGTTTTAAATATTTCCCTTTTACGATTGAAGAATTGGAATCAAATATTAGGGAGGCAAATAGAAACAGGCAGTTTGAACATTTAAAGTCCTTACAATCTCAATTAGACAACTTGCGAAAAAAACATTGTACATATATTCCAGATGAGGATTTTCCTAATGATCCTGAATGGGGAGAGTTTAACTGTCCTGATGTCAATATTCCTCATACAGCAACAGGAAAACATAAACGAATTAATTACTCAGCAACCTTGTCTGCTTACATTCACGATTTATTTACACCCTTTATTAGTTATTCTCAAACACATCGAGCTCCTAATATTAAAGAGATATTCTTCTCTAACTTAGGTGACTATGGTGTAAATACCGCACTACAACCGGAGCAGGCCAAAACAACTCAGTTTGGTATTAATGGACTCAAAGAAGGGGTATTCAGTGAAAAAGATAAGTTAGGATTTAAAGTGCTATTTTATAACACTCACTTAAAAAACTATATTTATAATATACAACATACCGCTGTTGGTAGTGCCCCAGGTTTATTCATTTTCCACAAAAACTATGAAAAACCAGTAAATACCAAAGGGATAGAATTAGAATTTAGTTATGATATAGGTTCTTTCTATGCCAATTTAGCTTATGCCCGTCAAAATACGAATCAACCCGTATCCTTTACAGATGCGAGTTCAAGGGTAGATGCCTCTTCTGCTTATGGTTTTAAAACTCAAGGTTTTGGTTCCAGCAAAATTTCAGCGTTACCAAGAGACTATGGCTCATTGGAGTTAGGTACAAGATGGCTTGATCAAAAACTACAAATTGGTGGAATGGTAAAATATTACGGAAAAAGCAAACGTATTGCGATAGATGAGTTTAACTACACTTATTATCCTGGAACATACATTGTAAAAGAAACTCACCGACTCGAAGAAACTGTAAATAAACAACCTATGATTGTTGATTTTTACGTGAGCTATGAACCAATCAAGTCGCTTATATTAAAGCTAGAACTACAAAATGCCTTTGACAAAAAGTACATTGATCCTCTTGATGCCAATAATGATGCAGCAAGTCAGAGGGTTTACAATTCTGATATCAGTGATGAACCTATTTATACGCTCAATAATTATGCAAGAGGGAGAACTGTAGTATTTAGCACAAGTTATAAATTCTAA